From Zingiber officinale cultivar Zhangliang chromosome 5B, Zo_v1.1, whole genome shotgun sequence, the proteins below share one genomic window:
- the LOC121986124 gene encoding pentatricopeptide repeat-containing protein At4g02820, mitochondrial-like, with the protein MLAARRLRFPLVSAATRALSSSLLPDDLVPPVAPTTKVRRGAGSDTLGRRLLSLIYPKRSAVVVLRKWAEEGKTIQKYQLNRVVRELRKYKRYKHALEICEWMTTQQQIKLLPGDYAVHLDLVSKVRGLASAQKFFEDLPIRMKGQSTCTALLHTYVQHELLDKAESLMEEMSSHGLLRCSLPFNHMLTLYISKGEMSKIPNLLKDLKKYASPDEITYNLWLSAFAKKVDVTGAEKVLHQMSKDKIGAGWVTYSILANMYVKAACHDKAREALAEMEKRVFRKDREAYCSLISLHASLSDKDNVYRMWRKIKATFRKMSDTEYKCMLSSLTKLGDIDEAERIYSEWETMSDTRDSRVPNILLGYYITNDMFERAEKFLSQILEKGVKPSYTTWELFAWGNLDKNRMAKVLDCLRKALSSLEKWEPNVKLVKAVFSKIEETGNIEDAENFLVILRRAGYMTTEIYNSLLRTYEKAGRMPLIVAERMEKDNVVMDENTRHLLRLTSKLCIGEVSTLIS; encoded by the exons ATGCTTGCGGCCCGCCGACTCCGCTTCCCTTTGGTCTCCGCTGCCACTCGCGCTCTCTCCTCTTCGCTTCTGCCCGACGACCTTGTCCCTCCCGTGGCTCCGACAACCAAAGTCAGACGCGGCGCCGGGAGCGACACCCTCGGGAGGAGACTGCTCAGCCTCATTTACCCCAAGCGTAGCGCCGTGGTGGTCCTTCGCAAGTGGGCGGAGGAGGGCAAGACCATTCAAAAGTACCAGCTCAACCGCGTCGTCCGCGAACTCCGCAAATACAAGCGCTACAAGCACGCCCTCGAA ATATGTGAGTGGATGACAACCCAACAACAAATTAAGCTTCTTCCTGGCGATTATGCTGTCCATTTGGACTTAGTTTCAAAGGTTCGTGGTCTGGCTAGTGCCCAGAAGTTTTTTGAAGATCTTCCTATTAGGATGAAGGGGCAATCTACCTGCACTGCTCTCCTTCATACTTATGTCCAGCATGAATTGTTGGATAAGGCTGAATCTCTAATGGAAGAAATGTCGTCTCATGGTTTACTTAGATGCTCTCTTCCATTTAACCATATGTTGACGCTCTACATATCGAAGGGTGAAATGAGTAAGATACCGAATTTGCTCAAGGATCTGAAAAAATATGCATCTCCTGATGAAATCACCTACAATTTATGGTTAAGTGCTTTTGCTAAGAAAGTGGATGTCACTGGAGCAGAAAAGGTTCTTCATCAGATGAGTAAGGACAAGATAGGGGCTGGCTGGGTGACATACAGCATATTAGCTAACATGTATGTTAAAGCAGCTTGTCATGACAAAGCACGAGAAGCTTTGGCGGAGATGGAGAAACGGGTCTTTAGAAAAGACCGCGAAGCCTATTGCTCCCTTATTAGTCTTCATGCAAGTCTATCGGATAAAGACAATGTTTACAGAATGTGGAGGAAAATTAAAGCAACATTTAGGAAGATGAGTGACACTGAGTATAAGTGCATGCTTTCATCCTTAACAAAGTTAGGCGACATTGACGAAGCTGAGAGGATCTACAGTGAGTGGGAGACGATGTCTGATACTCGAGATTCAAGGGTTCCAAACATCCTCCTTGGTTATTATATCACGAATGATATGTTCGAAAGGGCTGAGAAGTTTCTCTCACAGATACTGGAAAAGGGTGTTAAGCCGAGCTACACTACATGGGAGTTATTTGCTTGGGGTAACTTGGACAAAAACAGAATGGCCAAGGTGTTGGATTGCTTAAGGAAAGCTTTGTCAAGCTTGGAGAAGTGGGAACCCAATGTTAAACTAGTTAAAGCAGTCTTCTCCAAGATCGAAGAGACAGGCAACATCGAAGATGCAGAGAATTTCTTGGTTATTCTCCGCCGTGCAGGATACATGACAACTGAGATCTACAACTCATTGCTTCGCACATATGAGAAAGCTGGCAGGATGCCGCTGATAGTTGCAGAACGCATGGAGAAGGACAATGTGGTGATGGATGAAAACACTCGACATTTGCTGAGATTAACAAGCAAGCTTTGTATAGGTGAAGTTTCAACATTGATTTCTTGA